The Methanosphaera stadtmanae DSM 3091 genome includes a window with the following:
- a CDS encoding DUF2207 domain-containing protein gives MIKKSHGNLKKFTIILLVFTLLILPLSFAEGDYTLPNVEKHINVTDDGTTIISEDITYSISGTINGVYRDVGLSGDQRLENISVETPGYYNTLEVINSSNKVKIKVQLYKDEAKTEKVSDEDVRVIYHYNFIKGVKIYDDIAELQYKSWGSDWDSDVDNLVTYIQIPGSHNNIEMWNNPQYIVKESTWTSDDTLKTQFKPLSSGQFAEQRILMPKEYFKSTQNADVIHKNAKAQIEQDQKEYQESQENHNILMKFLSLFAILGILSPIPIYIKYGREPKIEYNEKYEMDLPTKHSPVFVNTIIEGAIDETDEYGFQASLLDLIDKKYYKIISSNEDDVVLKQKDKDMSLLKQYEIDIVDYLSKFKDDEGHISLSSMDSVEFSKFMDAWKIDVNKEVNSLEVRKLFNNRGNQVASLVCALLLISGLIIIIYSSLTKGDYNNIALVLGVILTIESAIVFALPDTIFGQWTSEGKEFHDKWKNFEKYIKDYSLIKEYPPASIQVWGKYLVYATALGCASEASGNMKKYFKYINLPEEQYYESDAVFFSMYGGNMFMHSLLHDPDTSITDTGSFGDIGDVGGGFGGGGGGTF, from the coding sequence ATGATTAAAAAGAGTCATGGAAATCTAAAGAAGTTTACAATAATTCTCTTAGTATTTACACTTCTCATACTTCCATTATCATTTGCTGAAGGTGATTATACTTTACCTAACGTTGAAAAACATATTAATGTTACAGATGATGGAACAACAATTATATCTGAAGATATAACATACTCTATTAGTGGAACAATAAATGGGGTATATAGGGATGTTGGTTTATCAGGTGATCAACGATTAGAAAATATATCAGTTGAAACACCAGGGTATTATAATACATTAGAGGTTATAAATTCTTCTAATAAAGTCAAAATTAAAGTACAATTATATAAAGATGAAGCTAAAACAGAAAAAGTATCTGATGAGGATGTTAGAGTAATATATCATTATAACTTCATAAAAGGAGTTAAAATATACGATGATATAGCTGAATTACAGTATAAATCATGGGGTTCTGACTGGGATAGTGATGTAGATAACTTAGTAACATACATACAAATTCCAGGAAGTCATAATAATATTGAAATGTGGAACAATCCACAATATATTGTAAAAGAATCCACATGGACTTCTGATGATACATTAAAAACACAATTCAAACCACTTAGCAGTGGTCAATTTGCAGAACAAAGAATATTAATGCCAAAAGAGTACTTTAAAAGTACTCAAAATGCTGATGTAATTCATAAGAATGCAAAAGCCCAAATAGAACAAGATCAAAAGGAATATCAGGAAAGTCAAGAAAATCATAATATTTTAATGAAGTTCTTATCTCTCTTTGCAATACTAGGTATATTGTCACCAATACCAATTTATATAAAGTATGGTAGAGAACCAAAAATAGAGTATAATGAAAAATATGAAATGGATTTACCAACAAAACATTCACCAGTCTTTGTTAATACTATTATAGAAGGTGCTATTGATGAGACAGATGAATATGGATTCCAAGCATCATTACTTGATTTAATTGATAAGAAATACTATAAAATAATATCTAGTAATGAGGATGATGTAGTATTAAAACAAAAAGATAAGGATATGAGTCTACTTAAACAATATGAAATAGATATTGTAGATTATCTTTCAAAATTTAAGGATGATGAAGGACATATTTCATTAAGTAGTATGGATTCTGTAGAATTTAGTAAATTTATGGATGCTTGGAAAATAGATGTAAATAAGGAAGTAAATAGCTTAGAAGTACGAAAACTATTTAATAATAGGGGTAATCAGGTTGCATCACTAGTATGTGCACTGCTATTAATTAGTGGTTTGATAATAATAATCTACAGTAGCCTTACAAAGGGTGATTATAATAATATTGCATTAGTTCTAGGTGTTATATTAACGATAGAATCAGCTATAGTATTTGCACTACCTGATACAATATTTGGACAATGGACATCTGAAGGAAAGGAATTCCATGATAAATGGAAAAACTTTGAAAAATATATTAAGGATTATAGTCTCATAAAAGAATATCCTCCAGCATCTATACAAGTATGGGGAAAATATCTTGTCTATGCAACAGCACTTGGTTGTGCAAGTGAAGCAAGTGGAAACATGAAAAAATACTTTAAATACATAAATCTACCAGAAGAACAATACTATGAATCAGATGCAGTATTTTTCTCAATGTATGGAGGAAATATGTTTATGCATTCATTATTACATGATCCTGACACATCAATCACAGATACAGGCTCCTTTGGAGATATTGGTGATGTTGGTGGTGGATTTGGTGGAGGTGGAGGTGGAACATTTTAG
- a CDS encoding threonine--tRNA ligase, with amino-acid sequence MRTLMIHSDYLRYKTRSKTKIAEDIDDEKRVSGVDEALVAFIAVEKEDEENPELIINKAVKEILNVQNKVNAENIVIYPYAHLSSSLSNPDIAQKILKGIEAELLDNNEAVLRVPFGWYKSFELSCKGHPLSELSRTITTEPEEESEDSEEEPSEPSKMFILEEDGNIFDVEEYNYKNKTLRQLVDHEEGKTKDTGKQPPHVRLMREKELASNEPAADVGHIRWYPKGKLVKDLLSDYVYQLVTQRGAMPVETPVMYDLANPAIREHAEKFGERQYRLKTKHRELMLRFACCFGAFRILADSFLTWKNMPVGIYELSTFSFRFERQGEVVGLKRLRAFTMPDFHSVCLNDDHAREVFANQVDMCAQTETDLDVHYEVAFRVTQDFFDENEDWIKEVVKNNIKKPVLLEVIPKMKHYWNAKVDFAAIDDLGRPIENPTVQMDIQSAKRFGITYLDENEEQQYPTILHCSPTGSIERVICSLLEKTSTDKGNKPSLPLWLAPTQVRIIPVTDNHLDYAKEIYQQIRDSNIRVDIDDTAERVGKKIRNAGKEWIPYTIVVGDNEVENNSISVNRRVDNTKEEISIEDLAEEIHTLTKDMPFRQLPLPYMVSKRVKFD; translated from the coding sequence ATGCGAACTTTAATGATACATTCAGATTATTTAAGGTATAAAACTAGAAGTAAAACTAAAATAGCTGAAGATATAGATGATGAAAAAAGAGTTTCTGGAGTAGATGAAGCACTAGTTGCTTTTATTGCAGTTGAAAAAGAAGATGAAGAAAATCCAGAATTAATAATTAATAAAGCAGTAAAAGAAATATTAAATGTACAAAATAAAGTAAATGCAGAAAATATTGTAATTTATCCATATGCACACTTAAGTTCTTCTTTATCAAACCCTGATATAGCTCAAAAAATATTAAAAGGTATTGAAGCTGAATTATTAGATAACAATGAAGCAGTGCTTAGAGTACCATTTGGATGGTATAAATCCTTTGAATTATCATGTAAAGGACATCCATTATCTGAGTTATCAAGAACTATAACAACAGAACCTGAAGAAGAAAGTGAAGACTCTGAAGAAGAACCTTCAGAACCATCTAAAATGTTTATCTTAGAAGAAGATGGAAACATATTCGATGTTGAAGAATACAACTATAAAAATAAAACTCTAAGACAATTAGTTGATCATGAAGAAGGTAAAACAAAAGATACAGGAAAACAACCACCTCATGTAAGATTAATGAGGGAAAAAGAATTGGCAAGTAATGAACCAGCAGCTGATGTGGGACATATTAGATGGTATCCTAAAGGTAAACTTGTAAAAGATTTATTAAGTGACTATGTATATCAACTTGTTACACAAAGAGGTGCAATGCCTGTAGAAACTCCTGTAATGTATGATTTAGCAAATCCTGCAATAAGAGAACATGCAGAAAAATTTGGTGAAAGACAATACAGATTAAAAACAAAACACAGAGAATTAATGTTAAGATTTGCATGTTGTTTTGGAGCATTCAGAATTCTAGCAGATTCATTCCTCACATGGAAAAACATGCCTGTAGGAATTTATGAATTATCAACATTCAGTTTCAGATTTGAAAGACAGGGAGAAGTTGTAGGTCTTAAAAGATTAAGAGCTTTCACAATGCCTGATTTCCACAGTGTATGTTTAAATGATGATCATGCAAGAGAAGTATTTGCAAATCAAGTAGATATGTGTGCTCAAACAGAAACTGATTTAGATGTACATTATGAGGTTGCATTCCGTGTAACACAAGACTTCTTTGATGAAAATGAAGATTGGATTAAAGAAGTAGTTAAAAACAACATTAAAAAACCAGTTCTTTTAGAAGTTATTCCTAAAATGAAACATTACTGGAATGCTAAAGTTGACTTTGCAGCAATTGATGATTTGGGAAGACCAATAGAAAATCCTACAGTTCAAATGGATATTCAAAGTGCAAAAAGATTTGGTATCACATATCTTGATGAAAATGAAGAACAACAATATCCAACAATATTACACTGTAGTCCTACAGGAAGTATTGAAAGAGTTATTTGTAGTTTACTTGAAAAAACTTCAACAGATAAGGGTAATAAACCATCATTACCATTATGGCTTGCACCTACACAGGTAAGAATAATTCCTGTTACTGATAATCACTTAGATTATGCTAAAGAGATTTACCAACAAATTAGGGACAGTAATATAAGGGTGGATATTGATGATACTGCTGAAAGAGTAGGTAAGAAAATTAGAAATGCTGGAAAAGAATGGATTCCATACACAATAGTTGTAGGTGATAATGAGGTAGAAAATAATTCTATTTCAGTTAACAGACGTGTTGACAACACTAAAGAAGAAATTTCTATTGAAGATTTAGCAGAAGAAATACATACTCTTACAAAAGACATGCCATTTAGACAGTTACCTTTACCATACATGGTATCTAAACGTGTAAAATTTGATTAA
- a CDS encoding radical SAM protein — translation MSTFQDLQLLSDAAYYDRCNYVNYNVDNILKETDKLKDGIYHAKAGNREVPLFKILMTNQCNNDCAYCTNCMKHKYQRAHIGPDALARIYMQYYENNIVEGIFLSSGIIKDADRTMEEMNHAAYLLRNKYSYKGYIHLKVIPGASKDHIKHAMQLADRVSINIEAATKDGLSDLSSTKNYDKDILKRLDWIDRLHKKNHSLASSGHTTQIIVGANEENDEDILNRIDYLKKKYNVLYNYFSSFRPIKGTPLENHEACDNKRTGRLYQMEYLFSKYNFTKKDIVLDDNGFLDLNNDPKYNIALENMDKYPLDVNTAKYKELIKVPGIGLKSARRITHLQKIGRKINNLKQLQELGVNINQCKIFVKVGGSYQSTLL, via the coding sequence ATGAGTACTTTTCAAGATTTACAGCTTTTATCAGATGCAGCATATTATGATAGATGTAACTATGTTAATTATAATGTAGATAACATTCTCAAAGAAACTGATAAACTTAAAGATGGAATATACCATGCAAAGGCGGGAAATAGAGAAGTACCTTTATTTAAAATATTAATGACCAATCAATGTAATAATGATTGTGCATACTGTACCAACTGTATGAAACATAAGTACCAAAGAGCCCATATTGGTCCTGATGCTCTTGCACGTATATATATGCAGTATTATGAGAATAATATTGTTGAAGGCATATTTTTAAGTTCTGGAATTATAAAAGATGCTGATAGAACTATGGAAGAGATGAATCATGCAGCATATCTTCTTAGAAATAAATACTCCTATAAGGGTTATATTCATCTTAAAGTAATTCCTGGAGCAAGTAAAGATCATATAAAACATGCAATGCAACTAGCAGACAGAGTAAGTATCAACATTGAAGCTGCTACAAAGGATGGATTAAGTGATTTATCAAGTACAAAAAACTACGATAAAGACATACTCAAACGCTTAGATTGGATTGATAGACTCCATAAAAAAAATCATAGTCTGGCAAGTAGTGGACATACAACCCAGATTATTGTTGGTGCTAACGAAGAAAATGATGAAGATATATTAAATAGAATAGATTATCTTAAAAAGAAATACAACGTTCTTTATAACTATTTCAGTAGTTTTAGACCAATAAAGGGAACACCTCTTGAAAATCATGAAGCATGTGATAATAAACGAACAGGAAGATTATATCAAATGGAATATCTTTTTTCAAAGTATAATTTTACAAAAAAAGATATTGTTTTAGATGATAATGGATTTTTAGATTTAAATAACGATCCAAAATACAATATTGCATTAGAAAATATGGATAAATACCCCCTTGATGTAAATACTGCTAAATACAAAGAATTAATTAAAGTTCCAGGTATTGGATTAAAATCAGCACGACGTATAACCCATCTTCAAAAAATAGGACGTAAAATAAATAATTTAAAACAGTTACAAGAGCTTGGTGTCAATATTAACCAATGTAAAATATTTGTTAAAGTTGGTGGCTCATATCAAAGTACACTACTATAA
- the amrS gene encoding AmmeMemoRadiSam system radical SAM enzyme encodes MTCNICPNYCKSDIDTICKQNPQYDDENVIDAASVAIDPIEKKPLYHYLPGTKTLSIGTVGCNLNCMNCQNHTIARPENALIVPTKSYTPEQIVQKAIDNDIPSISWTYNEPTIHPKWIINTSHLAKEYDIKTILVTNGYTSQETLDNLLEYVDAVNVDIKSLDDAFYKNVCSGRLEPVLNSVRFYVKNNIHTEITNLLIPGYNDNIVDMKKIINFVVKLSDKIPLHFSAFYPQYKLSSLEPTSANIVYKACDLGQYLGLKYVYPGNVPVSYKNNTYCKNCRHLLIDRSNSIKSYIKDKCACPNCNHKVDIII; translated from the coding sequence ATGACCTGCAATATCTGTCCAAATTATTGTAAATCTGATATAGATACAATTTGTAAACAAAACCCCCAATATGATGATGAAAATGTAATTGATGCAGCCTCAGTTGCAATAGATCCAATAGAAAAAAAACCATTATATCATTACTTACCTGGAACTAAAACATTATCCATAGGAACTGTTGGTTGTAACTTAAATTGTATGAATTGTCAAAATCACACAATAGCACGACCTGAAAATGCTTTAATTGTACCTACAAAATCATATACTCCAGAACAAATAGTTCAAAAAGCAATAGATAATGATATTCCAAGTATTTCATGGACATATAATGAACCAACAATACATCCAAAATGGATAATAAATACATCTCATCTTGCAAAAGAATATGATATTAAAACAATACTTGTTACAAATGGATACACATCCCAAGAAACTTTAGATAATTTATTAGAATATGTTGATGCTGTTAATGTTGATATTAAAAGTTTAGATGATGCATTTTATAAAAATGTTTGTTCTGGACGACTTGAACCTGTACTAAATTCTGTAAGATTCTATGTAAAAAATAATATTCATACAGAAATTACCAATTTATTAATACCAGGATATAATGATAATATTGTTGATATGAAAAAGATAATAAACTTCGTAGTTAAATTATCTGATAAGATACCACTTCATTTCTCAGCATTCTATCCACAATATAAACTAAGTTCACTTGAACCTACCTCTGCAAATATCGTGTATAAAGCATGTGATCTTGGACAATATCTTGGATTAAAATATGTTTATCCTGGAAATGTCCCTGTATCCTACAAGAACAATACGTATTGTAAAAACTGTAGACATCTACTAATTGATAGAAGCAACAGTATAAAAAGTTACATAAAGGATAAATGTGCTTGTCCTAACTGTAACCATAAAGTAGATATTATAATTTAA
- a CDS encoding ParA family protein — protein MSEIITILNQKGGCGKTTTAVNLGAALAQLGRKVLVIDIDPQGNATTSLGINKSEIETSTYALLLGKCSFDEAIMETSTPNLYVIPSNISLSGAEMELTKEIGYHYILNEKIEDKCNMFDYVFIDAPPSLSILTLNALVATDSVIIPIQSEFYALEGMADLLKTINLVESRLNNPCPIKGILITLYDPRTRLARDVVDNVKTFFKDTEYIFKEKIPRNVKLAEAPSHGQPCITYDPECNGTKSYMKLAEELIKLEGESNE, from the coding sequence ATGAGTGAAATTATAACAATATTAAATCAAAAAGGTGGTTGTGGAAAAACAACAACTGCAGTAAATCTTGGAGCAGCACTGGCTCAACTAGGTAGAAAAGTGTTGGTAATTGATATAGATCCTCAGGGTAATGCAACAACAAGTTTGGGAATAAATAAGAGTGAAATTGAAACATCAACTTATGCTTTGCTTCTAGGTAAATGTTCATTTGATGAGGCAATTATGGAGACATCAACTCCTAATTTATATGTTATTCCAAGTAACATATCCTTAAGTGGGGCAGAAATGGAACTAACTAAAGAGATAGGTTATCATTATATTTTAAATGAAAAAATAGAAGATAAATGTAATATGTTTGATTATGTATTTATCGATGCTCCACCATCACTAAGTATACTAACATTAAATGCATTAGTAGCAACTGATAGTGTTATTATTCCAATTCAATCAGAATTTTATGCATTGGAAGGAATGGCTGATTTACTTAAAACTATTAATTTAGTAGAATCTAGATTAAATAATCCATGTCCTATTAAAGGTATATTAATTACATTATATGATCCTAGAACTAGATTGGCTAGGGACGTGGTTGATAATGTTAAAACATTCTTTAAAGATACTGAATACATTTTTAAAGAAAAAATACCACGTAATGTAAAATTAGCTGAAGCACCAAGTCATGGACAACCATGTATCACATATGATCCAGAGTGTAATGGAACTAAATCTTATATGAAACTAGCTGAAGAATTAATTAAATTAGAAGGTGAATCTAATGAGTGA
- a CDS encoding LemA family protein encodes MDWLLIIVILLIIIVLALVVKFYNDLVNGRNKVKNSWSQIDVQLQRRNDLIPNIVETVKGYAGHEKSTFEEVTKARANMANATSVKEVAEADNMLTGALKSLFAVAEAYPELKANKNFLELQEELSDTEDKISYARQFYNDTVLKYNNLCEQFPSNIIAKLFHFEESEFFEAQEGTRATPKVKF; translated from the coding sequence ATGGATTGGCTATTGATAATTGTAATTTTGTTAATTATAATAGTATTAGCTTTAGTAGTGAAATTCTATAATGACTTAGTAAATGGTCGTAATAAAGTTAAAAATTCATGGAGTCAAATTGATGTACAACTTCAAAGACGTAATGATTTAATACCTAATATAGTAGAAACTGTAAAAGGATATGCAGGTCATGAAAAAAGTACATTTGAAGAAGTAACTAAGGCAAGAGCAAACATGGCAAATGCAACATCTGTAAAAGAAGTTGCTGAAGCTGATAACATGTTAACTGGTGCACTTAAATCATTATTTGCAGTAGCAGAAGCATATCCTGAATTAAAGGCTAATAAGAATTTCTTAGAGCTACAAGAAGAATTGTCAGATACTGAAGATAAAATATCATATGCAAGACAATTCTATAATGATACAGTTCTTAAATATAATAATTTATGTGAACAATTCCCTAGTAATATTATAGCAAAATTATTCCACTTTGAAGAATCAGAATTCTTTGAAGCTCAAGAAGGTACTAGGGCAACACCAAAAGTAAAATTCTAA
- a CDS encoding DUF2207 domain-containing protein, giving the protein MNKKTVTALKILTIIFFILMLLSFSSANDDKDNVFVKKIVSIQEDGCVNITEDFNYTLRLHPNIYRNIQLDDNQEISNISIETPGFYNNYNISNTSNGVQIHVSLYSDAEKTKPVVNQSANVIYHYKKTRAITMYNDVAEFKYDAWDMDSGVVRMTTYIQLPKNHENVEFWTNPSYYVSSNIWITHNTLQTRFRSIEANKTAQQILIIPKSQFNTTINANVVNIDAKNSIEDNQEKYEDNLNYNYMVTYITCVLSIILLLTPLGIYYKYNRQPKTSNNKIIQKIPYNDSPLFINNIIHGNGNYVTIDGFYATVVDLVDKKYIEFIDDTTFKINNKESHLLDYEIDILNFFINQKNKNQVIIDKIDEVSFNKFISKWMKKSYESIYRNKMDFFQNTSQKLYKIYSIITSIYVIGALYYVLSLQPDVPTINWAFRATIILIPVIILTAVLSYKVPRQWTNYGIKYYNNWKNFELYLTDYNLIKQYPPDMNQINKYIIYSIALGDIRTFNRNMELYFKYNTMENTEYGKYIKLYSILSSKFKNI; this is encoded by the coding sequence ATGAATAAAAAAACAGTCACAGCATTAAAAATACTCACAATAATATTTTTTATTTTAATGTTACTTTCATTTTCATCAGCAAATGATGATAAAGATAATGTTTTTGTAAAAAAAATAGTTTCAATACAAGAGGATGGATGTGTAAATATAACTGAGGATTTTAATTATACTCTCAGATTACATCCTAATATCTATAGAAATATTCAATTAGATGATAATCAGGAAATATCTAATATTTCTATTGAAACACCAGGATTTTATAATAACTACAACATATCAAATACATCAAATGGTGTTCAAATTCATGTATCATTATATTCTGATGCTGAAAAAACAAAGCCTGTTGTTAATCAAAGTGCTAATGTAATCTATCATTATAAAAAAACAAGGGCCATAACAATGTATAATGATGTTGCAGAATTTAAATATGATGCATGGGATATGGATAGTGGTGTTGTAAGAATGACAACTTACATTCAATTACCAAAGAATCATGAAAATGTAGAATTCTGGACAAATCCATCATATTATGTCTCAAGTAACATATGGATTACACATAACACTTTACAAACAAGATTTAGAAGTATTGAAGCAAATAAAACAGCACAACAGATTCTAATAATACCTAAATCACAATTTAACACAACAATAAATGCAAACGTAGTAAATATAGATGCAAAAAATTCTATAGAAGATAATCAAGAAAAATATGAGGATAATTTGAATTATAATTATATGGTAACATACATAACTTGTGTATTATCTATAATACTACTACTAACGCCTCTTGGAATCTATTATAAATATAATAGACAACCAAAAACATCAAATAATAAAATAATACAAAAAATACCATATAATGATTCACCATTATTTATAAATAATATTATACATGGAAATGGTAATTATGTGACTATAGATGGGTTTTATGCAACAGTTGTTGATTTAGTAGATAAAAAATATATTGAATTTATAGATGATACAACTTTTAAAATAAATAATAAAGAGTCACATCTATTAGATTATGAAATTGATATACTTAACTTTTTTATTAATCAAAAAAATAAAAATCAAGTTATAATTGATAAAATAGATGAAGTATCTTTTAATAAATTTATAAGTAAATGGATGAAAAAATCATATGAATCTATTTATAGAAATAAAATGGATTTTTTCCAAAACACAAGTCAAAAACTATATAAAATATATTCAATAATAACAAGTATTTATGTTATAGGGGCTTTATACTATGTTTTATCATTACAACCGGACGTGCCAACTATAAATTGGGCATTTAGAGCAACAATAATTCTAATTCCTGTTATAATACTAACAGCAGTACTTTCATATAAAGTTCCACGACAATGGACCAACTATGGAATTAAATATTATAATAATTGGAAGAATTTTGAATTATATCTTACAGATTATAATTTAATTAAACAATATCCTCCAGATATGAATCAGATAAATAAGTACATAATATATTCAATAGCATTGGGTGATATAAGAACATTTAATAGGAATATGGAATTATATTTCAAATATAATACTATGGAAAATACTGAATATGGAAAGTACATTAAATTATATTCAATATTGTCTTCTAAATTTAAGAACATATAA